The following proteins are co-located in the Paludibaculum fermentans genome:
- a CDS encoding DUF362 domain-containing protein has product MTTSRREFLASAAAGTLLRQAPYFGLHSFIEANPKAVFIRRTKVPQKMDSARKLQEGLQLAREIFVPKPEGGIPISHKILLKPNITSVRSRRPDVDNWGTGTDPDFYEGLILGLKELGLKRFHFAEANLYYGWHYRGFMDIHQRHGVRSNEPEQRFDTKRKNPDVVWSTVPDAVVYKRIPHFAPTNESDTWLLNIAKWKGHSMCLTQSVKNEQGLVVLPYVRFCPGWSMVTGCPDHMKENIAQNVERRVETFFENHRRIGYERYNVPEEQKVSPIAQEIWAHKTCDNQSVLKTGLSMIEGIYGRDGDGFDIGNDYLTNLVMFGKDKFRLDLIGLWLGGHEPGNVHLYRIAKERGLSDTFNPWDVPVYEWVDGRAVPRKLSDFPRTPLKSPYLVKAGEEMLHLTAERFDYDKYKV; this is encoded by the coding sequence ATGACTACTTCCCGACGGGAGTTTCTAGCCTCCGCAGCCGCTGGGACTCTGCTGCGACAGGCGCCATATTTCGGCCTGCATTCCTTCATTGAGGCCAACCCGAAGGCAGTGTTCATCCGACGGACGAAGGTGCCGCAGAAGATGGACTCGGCGCGCAAGCTGCAGGAGGGCCTGCAACTGGCTCGTGAGATCTTCGTGCCGAAGCCCGAGGGCGGGATTCCGATCAGCCACAAGATCCTGCTGAAGCCGAACATCACGAGTGTACGGAGCCGGCGGCCCGATGTGGACAACTGGGGCACGGGCACGGATCCGGACTTCTACGAAGGCCTGATCCTGGGGCTGAAGGAGCTGGGCCTGAAGCGGTTCCACTTTGCCGAGGCGAACCTCTACTACGGCTGGCACTACCGCGGGTTCATGGACATTCACCAGCGGCATGGGGTGCGATCGAATGAGCCGGAGCAGCGGTTCGACACGAAGCGGAAGAACCCGGACGTGGTGTGGAGCACGGTGCCGGACGCGGTGGTCTATAAGAGGATCCCGCACTTCGCTCCGACGAACGAGAGCGATACCTGGCTGCTGAACATCGCCAAGTGGAAGGGCCACAGCATGTGCCTGACCCAGTCGGTGAAGAACGAGCAGGGCCTGGTGGTGCTGCCGTATGTGCGGTTCTGTCCGGGCTGGTCGATGGTGACCGGCTGTCCGGACCACATGAAGGAGAACATCGCACAGAACGTGGAGCGGCGGGTGGAGACCTTCTTTGAGAACCACCGGCGGATCGGGTATGAACGGTACAACGTGCCGGAGGAGCAGAAGGTCTCGCCGATCGCGCAGGAGATCTGGGCGCACAAGACCTGCGACAACCAGAGCGTGCTGAAGACGGGCCTGTCGATGATTGAGGGCATCTATGGCCGCGATGGGGACGGCTTCGATATCGGCAACGACTACCTGACGAACCTGGTGATGTTCGGCAAGGACAAGTTCCGGCTGGACCTGATCGGGCTGTGGCTAGGCGGGCATGAGCCGGGGAATGTTCACCTGTACCGGATCGCGAAGGAACGCGGGCTGTCGGATACGTTCAATCCGTGGGACGTGCCGGTGTATGAGTGGGTGGACGGGCGGGCGGTGCCCCGGAAGTTGAGCGACTTCCCGAGGACTCCGCTGAAGAGCCCGTACCTGGTGAAGGCCGGCGAGGAGATGCTGCACCTGACGGCGGAGCGGTTCGACTACGACAAGTACAAGGTGTGA